One bacterium genomic window carries:
- a CDS encoding sigma-54 dependent transcriptional regulator: MKKKILVVEDEEKIRNALVTILTKEGYLVTTAKNGQEALNKPIQEFSLIITDLKMPQMDGLELLKRAKKISPDVIVIMITAFGTLKTAIEAMKQGAYDYITKPFELDEITIVVSKALQLHKEIKKEAKFDEIIGKSQKIKEIHELINQVAKTDTTVLIRGETGTGKELVAKAIHRLSLRQDKPFIPVNCVALPENLLESELFGHEKGAFTGAINQRLGRFELANTGTIFLDEVGEMDIPMQIKLLRVLQEREFERVGGTKTIKVDVKVIAATNRDLEKAVKEGKYREELFYRLNVVPIFLPPLRERKDDIPILLEHFLKIFNLRTNKNILGITKEAQELLTSYDWFGNIRELENVVERMVVLAKGDKIDIEDIPNNIIKAKEKNLSFKESVYQAKAQLERELLIKVLQEVGGNRTKAAKAIGVDRKTLQKKIKEYGLVA; the protein is encoded by the coding sequence ATGAAGAAAAAGATTTTAGTAGTAGAGGATGAGGAAAAAATTCGCAATGCATTAGTTACTATTCTTACTAAAGAAGGTTACTTAGTAACTACTGCCAAGAATGGGCAAGAGGCACTAAATAAACCAATACAGGAGTTCTCATTAATAATTACTGATTTAAAGATGCCTCAGATGGACGGATTAGAGCTTTTAAAAAGGGCTAAGAAAATCTCCCCGGATGTAATTGTGATTATGATTACTGCCTTTGGAACTCTTAAGACAGCAATTGAGGCAATGAAACAAGGGGCTTATGATTATATCACCAAACCTTTTGAATTAGATGAGATAACCATAGTTGTTTCAAAGGCACTTCAACTACATAAAGAAATAAAAAAAGAGGCAAAGTTTGACGAGATTATTGGCAAAAGTCAAAAGATAAAAGAGATACATGAATTAATTAACCAGGTAGCTAAAACCGATACTACTGTTCTGATTAGAGGCGAGACCGGGACAGGTAAAGAGTTAGTGGCAAAGGCAATACATCGATTAAGTCTGCGGCAAGATAAACCTTTTATACCAGTTAATTGTGTGGCATTACCAGAAAATCTATTAGAGAGTGAATTATTTGGACATGAAAAGGGTGCATTTACAGGGGCAATAAACCAACGACTGGGTAGATTTGAACTGGCTAATACAGGAACTATATTTTTAGATGAGGTGGGAGAGATGGATATACCTATGCAGATTAAGTTACTGCGTGTGTTGCAAGAAAGGGAGTTTGAACGAGTTGGAGGCACTAAAACTATCAAAGTAGATGTCAAGGTTATTGCCGCTACTAATCGTGATTTAGAAAAGGCGGTTAAAGAAGGAAAATATAGAGAAGAATTGTTCTATCGACTAAATGTTGTCCCAATATTTTTACCTCCTTTGCGAGAAAGAAAGGATGACATTCCTATTTTATTAGAGCATTTTTTAAAGATATTTAATCTTCGGACTAATAAAAATATACTTGGGATTACAAAAGAGGCACAAGAATTATTGACTTCATATGATTGGTTTGGAAATATTCGAGAACTTGAGAATGTAGTTGAAAGAATGGTAGTGTTGGCTAAAGGTGATAAAATAGATATTGAGGATATTCCAAATAATATAATTAAGGCAAAAGAGAAGAATCTATCATTTAAAGAGTCAGTATATCAAGCAAAGGCACAACTTGAGCGGGAATTGTTGATTAAAGTCCTACAGGAAGTTGGCGGTAATCGGACAAAAGCCGCCAAAGCCATTGGAGTAGACCGTAAAACCCTACAGAAGAAAATAAAAGAATATGGCTTAGTGGCTTAG
- a CDS encoding ABC transporter ATP-binding protein — protein sequence MDKVIISLENISKIYKLGNNVYVEALKDVSVEIKKGEFVAIMGPSGSGKSTLLNIIGCLDRPTQGVYLLEGTNVSKLSDNQLAEIRLKKIGFVFQTFNLLNRFTALRNVELPLIYTGIDRRDRQNQALKLLEKVDLKIRTNHKPTELSGGEAQRVAIARALVNNPGIILADEPTGNLDTKTSTEIMQIFQRLNQEGITILLITHNELIANFAHRKISLLDGEISKGQA from the coding sequence ATGGATAAAGTAATCATCAGTTTAGAAAACATATCAAAGATTTATAAATTAGGTAACAATGTCTATGTAGAGGCATTAAAGGATGTATCTGTAGAGATTAAAAAGGGTGAATTTGTGGCTATTATGGGTCCATCAGGTTCAGGTAAATCTACTCTCCTTAACATTATTGGTTGTCTGGATAGACCAACTCAAGGGGTTTACTTGTTAGAAGGAACAAATGTGTCTAAACTTTCAGACAATCAACTTGCAGAGATAAGATTAAAGAAAATAGGTTTTGTCTTTCAAACATTCAATTTACTCAATAGATTTACTGCCTTACGAAATGTAGAATTACCTCTTATTTATACCGGTATTGACCGTAGAGATAGACAAAACCAGGCATTAAAATTATTAGAAAAAGTTGACCTGAAGATAAGGACAAATCATAAACCGACAGAATTATCAGGTGGAGAGGCACAACGAGTCGCAATTGCCAGGGCATTGGTTAATAACCCAGGGATTATATTAGCGGATGAACCAACCGGGAATTTAGATACTAAAACCTCTACGGAAATTATGCAAATTTTTCAAAGACTTAACCAGGAAGGAATTACTATCCTTTTAATTACCCATAATGAACTAATTGCTAATTTTGCTCATAGGAAAATATCTCTTTTAGATGGTGAGATAAGTAAAGGACAAGCGTAG
- a CDS encoding GxxExxY protein: MRYLFNTTLGPGFLESIYHNALKVEFARHNIIFESEKEVKIFYQGVEVGIHRLDLFVEDEIVVEIKTVEEISGKYYNQVRLYIRAVDKEIGLLVNFADSRIDVRRVEQEKV, encoded by the coding sequence GTGCGTTATTTGTTCAACACGACATTAGGACCTGGTTTTCTGGAGAGCATCTATCACAATGCTTTGAAGGTTGAGTTTGCAAGACACAACATCATCTTTGAATCAGAAAAAGAAGTCAAGATATTCTATCAAGGTGTTGAGGTTGGGATTCATAGACTTGATCTTTTTGTTGAAGATGAGATTGTGGTAGAGATTAAAACTGTTGAGGAGATAAGTGGGAAGTATTATAATCAGGTTAGATTATACATTAGAGCAGTGGATAAAGAAATAGGGTTACTGGTAAATTTCGCAGATTCCAGGATTGATGTCCGAAGGGTGGAGCAAGAAAAAGTTTGA
- a CDS encoding virulence RhuM family protein, producing MGRNKQIVPQNSFTEFLLYTAPNGKVKVEIFLRDETVWLTQAKIAELFDVDRSVVTKHLLNIFSEGELNKDSTCVKIAQVQKEGQRQVSRKVEFYNLDAIISIGYRVNSLRATHFRKWATQVLKEYIIKGFAMDDERLKNPNNIFGQDYFEEQLARIRNIRSSERRFYQKITDIYAQCSADYDPNTDITKQFFATVQNKLHFAISGQTAAEIIYQRVDSKKPNMGLTSWKNSPKGAIRKMDVGIAKNYLNEKELDSLNRIVTMYLDYAEMQAQKGIVMYMKDWVEKLDAFLQFNEKEILQDSGKISHEVALALAESEYEKYRIVQDRLFESDFDREVKKLLETKREKL from the coding sequence ATGGGAAGAAACAAGCAGATTGTTCCACAAAACAGCTTCACGGAATTTTTGCTCTACACCGCGCCAAACGGTAAGGTAAAGGTGGAGATATTCTTACGCGATGAAACCGTGTGGCTCACACAGGCAAAGATTGCCGAGCTTTTTGATGTGGACAGAAGTGTGGTTACCAAACATCTTCTAAACATTTTTTCTGAAGGCGAACTGAATAAAGATTCAACTTGTGTAAAAATTGCACAAGTTCAAAAAGAGGGTCAAAGACAAGTATCAAGAAAAGTAGAGTTTTATAACCTTGACGCAATTATATCCATAGGTTATCGGGTCAATTCGCTAAGAGCAACGCATTTTAGGAAATGGGCGACGCAGGTGCTCAAGGAATACATCATTAAAGGCTTTGCTATGGATGATGAGCGGTTGAAAAATCCAAACAATATTTTTGGACAGGATTATTTTGAAGAACAACTGGCACGCATCAGAAATATCCGCAGCAGCGAGCGGAGGTTCTATCAAAAGATCACGGATATTTACGCTCAATGCAGCGCTGATTATGATCCCAATACCGATATAACCAAACAGTTTTTTGCCACGGTGCAGAATAAATTACACTTTGCGATAAGCGGCCAGACTGCTGCGGAAATTATTTACCAGAGAGTTGACAGCAAAAAGCCTAATATGGGGTTAACCTCCTGGAAAAACAGCCCCAAAGGAGCAATCCGCAAAATGGATGTAGGCATAGCCAAAAATTATTTAAACGAAAAGGAGTTAGACAGCCTTAACCGTATTGTAACGATGTATCTGGACTATGCTGAAATGCAGGCGCAAAAAGGCATTGTTATGTATATGAAAGATTGGGTGGAAAAGCTGGATGCTTTCTTGCAATTCAATGAAAAGGAAATTTTACAAGATAGCGGTAAAATCAGCCATGAAGTAGCCCTTGCTTTAGCGGAAAGCGAATACGAAAAATATAGGATTGTTCAAGATCGGCTCTTTGAATCCGACTTTGACCGAGAGGTTAAAAAATTACTTGAAACTAAAAGGGAAAAACTATGA
- a CDS encoding DUF6516 family protein translates to MNPFQSLHDYEEFIYTLRQCFPSVQRSTLIIVQHGKRTATLQGEIAFTQGYRITLKERLSFDEGPVVIEDYGYELWNKGDKIAWYDAQPHPDDSTLARTYPHHKYILPDIKHHRIPASNMSFSHPNLPALIQEIEKL, encoded by the coding sequence ATGAACCCATTCCAATCGCTTCATGACTATGAAGAATTCATTTATACCCTTAGACAATGCTTCCCTTCTGTTCAGAGGTCTACTCTAATAATTGTGCAACATGGTAAAAGGACAGCCACTCTACAGGGGGAGATTGCCTTTACCCAGGGATATCGGATCACGCTTAAAGAGCGCCTGTCATTTGACGAAGGGCCTGTTGTGATTGAAGATTATGGGTATGAATTATGGAATAAAGGGGACAAAATAGCCTGGTATGATGCACAACCGCATCCTGACGACTCAACCCTTGCCAGGACTTATCCTCACCATAAGTATATCCTTCCTGATATTAAGCATCATCGCATCCCTGCATCAAATATGAGCTTCTCGCACCCCAATTTGCCAGCTCTTATTCAAGAAATTGAAAAATTGTGA
- a CDS encoding FtsX-like permease family protein produces MIYAQAINSSSIEEACAQTKRVLMFRHKQKGVEFVAHSLVETLQATQRLIRLATLVIGGIAAISLIVGGIGIMNIMLVSVTERTKEIGIRLAIGARKRDILCQFLIEAVVLSVSGGVIGIMVGIIIDYFVAPLFNVPIIFPLWAIIVGFIFAVIIGILSGFYPAKKAANLTPIEALRYE; encoded by the coding sequence ATGATTTATGCTCAAGCAATAAACTCATCTTCTATAGAAGAGGCTTGTGCTCAAACTAAAAGGGTATTAATGTTTAGACATAAACAAAAAGGGGTAGAATTTGTTGCCCATTCGTTGGTAGAAACACTTCAGGCTACTCAACGACTAATCAGATTAGCTACCTTAGTAATTGGCGGAATTGCGGCTATATCTTTGATAGTTGGAGGAATTGGAATAATGAACATAATGTTAGTTTCGGTTACAGAGAGGACTAAAGAGATAGGCATAAGATTAGCCATTGGAGCCAGAAAGAGGGATATTTTATGTCAATTTTTAATTGAGGCAGTAGTATTAAGTGTAAGTGGTGGGGTAATTGGAATTATGGTAGGAATAATCATTGATTATTTCGTCGCACCATTATTTAACGTGCCTATAATATTCCCACTCTGGGCAATAATAGTAGGTTTTATATTTGCGGTCATTATTGGAATACTATCAGGATTTTACCCGGCTAAAAAGGCAGCAAACCTTACTCCGATTGAGGCATTGAGATATGAGTAA
- a CDS encoding tetratricopeptide repeat protein, whose protein sequence is MIFKRIELKLSDTETKALKASFGKAIASIESAGRLHKGSSLDISMLDELRTSLSSIVKKTPPLVSILEDISKSNNFYHINLYHLDTEILNIPWGIAIDPVSDRPLNQNPQLFISKNTLLAEPRPKPPTPGPLKILIMLSSPKDITIEGRLNYEEEERLILSAFEPLFTSGQVQVDFTDDGSLSSLKRKIDKNNYHILHFSGHGIFDEEKGEARLLLEDALSLKAEYAKPLEFAEAILKDDHTIPLVFLSSCQSAQAKFEKGMAGLTGTLLQKGITAVVSMGMSISDQYATLFAYHFYQKIADKKTLTLPEAFAYAQNEIRNAEANEIIRQGNWQRQPAQWIIPNLYLSCDTQIVDWDNKDFEPLVPDDTNIIFANTTMGKTGIEKDQFVGRREDLARIMPVLYEKKHVLLNGQGGIGKTTMARKLILRLIAFQPDLTPFIFNQEGTEFALSTVLDQLKRFCLRKDKIQWVDALVHLKDNLIEQINFLLDRIGREFKVVLLFDNVESFQDERTGEFLSDHEPTLSVMAYAAKHPKIFTIFTCRYPIKELEEALISFDLNDIELNDFIRKCYNLELKLDQNQMEFLYQAIGGNFRYIEFFHKAFSKADKEMDKTLEEFEEKDREVTKEVLQKMAENLIFDRLWEKTCPKEKELANLLYHFSLPVIETAFHLQGYPADALKAPLEHLKDLTLIQVYLDRELSLVYYFMPPLVKNLLKRIKVIEKMPAQFHENAGRYHYYMLSEVQHGNINELEAAFWQFYHARNKERMDEPGDRLAWFYYSRSFYENSLKVCQAVYELFGEDMPWWCGNRMGTIFLSTGQYDQALPFYDKALKAFDTLPTLTDEDKENKGATLNNISQICSARGDYDTALDYLNRSLKIFKEGGNKYEEGATLNNISSIYYARGDYDTALDYLNRSLKIRQEIGGKSGEGTTLSNMGSISYGRGDYDTALDYLNRSLKIRQEIGDKSGEGTTLANIGNIFYARGDYDTALDYLNRSLKIRQEIGDKSGEGTTLNNICAIYHARGDYDTALDYLHRSLKISQEIGDKSGQIPTLHNIAMIEAERENMEAVLELEMEAYRLAVETNDAMGLFQVGQVFGQLLVGIGQREEGTAILQRAFEIGQAAGLPGTEQIRDILAQPGV, encoded by the coding sequence ATGATATTTAAGCGGATTGAGCTGAAGCTGTCAGATACTGAAACTAAAGCCCTGAAGGCAAGTTTTGGCAAAGCAATTGCTTCCATAGAAAGTGCCGGTCGGCTGCATAAAGGCAGCTCTCTGGATATCAGCATGTTGGATGAACTTCGCACAAGCCTTTCCAGCATCGTTAAAAAGACCCCACCTCTTGTTTCTATCCTTGAAGACATCTCAAAAAGCAATAATTTTTACCACATCAATCTATACCACCTTGATACAGAGATTCTGAATATACCCTGGGGAATAGCTATTGACCCTGTGTCTGACCGGCCACTTAACCAAAATCCTCAGCTCTTTATAAGCAAAAACACACTCCTGGCTGAGCCGAGACCTAAACCACCAACCCCCGGCCCACTTAAAATCCTGATCATGCTCTCTTCTCCCAAAGATATAACTATTGAAGGTCGGCTGAATTATGAAGAGGAAGAGCGGCTGATTCTAAGTGCCTTTGAGCCACTGTTTACAAGTGGCCAGGTGCAGGTGGACTTTACTGATGATGGTTCTCTTTCCTCACTTAAACGCAAGATTGATAAGAATAACTACCATATCCTGCATTTTAGCGGCCACGGTATCTTTGATGAGGAAAAGGGGGAAGCCCGCTTGCTGCTGGAAGATGCCTTGAGCCTGAAGGCAGAATATGCTAAGCCTCTGGAATTTGCCGAGGCGATTCTTAAAGATGACCATACCATTCCCCTGGTTTTCCTCTCTTCCTGCCAGAGTGCCCAGGCAAAGTTTGAAAAAGGTATGGCTGGGCTCACTGGCACATTATTGCAAAAGGGCATCACGGCAGTGGTCTCCATGGGTATGTCCATTTCCGACCAATATGCCACTCTGTTTGCTTACCATTTTTATCAGAAAATAGCTGATAAAAAGACCCTGACCCTGCCTGAGGCATTTGCCTATGCCCAGAACGAGATAAGAAATGCAGAAGCCAATGAAATTATTCGCCAGGGGAATTGGCAGCGACAGCCAGCCCAGTGGATAATCCCCAACCTATACCTCAGTTGTGACACCCAAATTGTTGACTGGGACAATAAAGACTTTGAGCCACTGGTGCCGGATGATACAAACATCATCTTTGCCAATACTACTATGGGAAAAACAGGTATAGAAAAAGACCAGTTTGTTGGCCGCCGGGAAGACCTTGCCCGGATTATGCCTGTTTTGTATGAGAAAAAGCATGTTCTCCTCAATGGCCAGGGAGGTATTGGCAAGACAACTATGGCCCGTAAGCTTATCCTGAGGCTTATTGCCTTTCAACCTGATCTAACTCCCTTTATCTTTAACCAGGAAGGTACAGAGTTTGCCTTAAGCACTGTCCTTGACCAACTTAAAAGATTCTGCCTACGAAAGGACAAAATACAATGGGTGGATGCCCTGGTGCATCTTAAGGATAATCTCATAGAACAGATCAACTTCTTGCTGGACAGGATAGGCAGGGAATTTAAGGTTGTCCTGCTCTTTGATAATGTGGAATCATTCCAGGATGAGCGAACCGGGGAGTTTCTCTCAGACCATGAGCCAACCCTCTCAGTAATGGCCTATGCCGCCAAACACCCAAAGATTTTCACCATCTTTACCTGCCGCTATCCGATAAAGGAATTAGAAGAAGCCCTGATATCCTTTGATTTAAACGATATTGAGCTTAACGACTTTATCCGCAAATGCTATAACCTTGAGCTAAAGCTTGACCAGAACCAGATGGAATTCTTATACCAGGCCATTGGTGGTAATTTCCGCTATATCGAGTTTTTCCATAAGGCATTTTCTAAGGCAGATAAGGAAATGGACAAGACCCTTGAGGAGTTTGAAGAAAAGGACAGAGAAGTGACTAAGGAGGTCTTACAGAAGATGGCTGAGAATCTGATCTTTGATAGACTCTGGGAAAAGACATGCCCGAAAGAGAAAGAGCTGGCTAACCTCCTGTATCACTTTAGCCTGCCTGTGATTGAAACAGCCTTTCACCTGCAAGGTTATCCTGCTGATGCCTTGAAAGCACCCCTTGAGCACCTTAAAGACCTCACCCTTATTCAGGTCTATCTGGACCGGGAGCTAAGTCTTGTCTATTACTTTATGCCGCCCTTAGTCAAAAACCTTCTGAAGCGTATCAAGGTAATAGAAAAGATGCCTGCCCAGTTTCACGAAAATGCCGGCAGATACCATTATTACATGCTCTCCGAAGTCCAGCATGGTAACATAAACGAGCTTGAAGCAGCCTTCTGGCAGTTTTATCATGCCAGGAACAAGGAGCGGATGGATGAACCTGGCGATCGCCTGGCCTGGTTTTACTATAGCCGCTCATTCTACGAAAACTCATTAAAGGTCTGCCAGGCAGTTTATGAGTTGTTTGGAGAAGATATGCCCTGGTGGTGTGGGAATAGAATGGGAACTATTTTTTTAAGCACCGGGCAATATGACCAGGCTCTACCATTTTACGATAAAGCCCTTAAGGCATTTGATACCCTGCCCACCCTTACTGATGAAGACAAAGAGAATAAAGGGGCAACCCTGAACAATATCAGTCAGATTTGCTCTGCAAGAGGAGATTACGATACCGCTCTTGACTATCTTAACCGCTCATTAAAGATATTCAAGGAAGGTGGGAATAAATATGAAGAAGGGGCAACCCTGAACAATATCAGTAGTATTTATTATGCAAGAGGAGATTACGATACCGCTCTTGACTATCTTAACCGCTCATTAAAGATTCGCCAGGAAATCGGGGGTAAAAGTGGTGAAGGCACAACCCTGTCAAATATGGGCAGCATTTCTTATGGCCGAGGAGATTATGATACCGCTCTTGACTATCTTAACCGCTCATTAAAGATTCGCCAGGAAATCGGGGATAAAAGTGGGGAAGGCACAACCCTGGCAAATATTGGTAATATTTTCTATGCAAGAGGAGATTACGATACTGCCCTTGACTATCTTAACCGCTCATTAAAGATTCGCCAGGAAATCGGGGATAAAAGTGGTGAAGGGACAACACTGAACAATATTTGTGCGATTTATCATGCCCGAGGAGATTACGATACCGCTCTTGACTATCTTCACCGCTCATTAAAGATTAGCCAGGAAATCGGGGATAAAAGTGGACAGATTCCAACGCTTCACAATATCGCTATGATTGAGGCTGAAAGGGAAAATATGGAAGCGGTATTAGAACTGGAGATGGAGGCTTACCGACTGGCTGTGGAAACAAACGATGCCATGGGGTTGTTTCAGGTAGGGCAGGTATTTGGGCAACTGTTGGTTGGTATAGGCCAAAGAGAAGAAGGCACAGCCATTCTGCAGCGGGCGTTTGAGATTGGCCAGGCAGCCGGACTGCCTGGTACGGAACAAATCAGGGATATTTTAGCCCAGCCTGGTGTGTAG
- a CDS encoding plasmid pRiA4b ORF-3 family protein — protein MNNPKIHSLSSENKQILRNQVIDENGPGTVLRDFEILLGFIGSKRCQVSSKNNLLPMDLLSQLNAQLTHPIEIGLDRPLQKSYPYINGLYLLLRTTRLAYIEVAKTEQVLVLNEPVLQEWQKLNSTERYFTLLETWLLKVNPEVLGEHSTSFDIPIFKWLSFFKEIPAQGLKLVGNKDKEEFISYIIGLYTVALLELFGCISVQHGKPEKGKGWRIAMVHRTPFGDALLQLLGNVLNHPKYFYKESEMDVCFGELQPIIQPFFPQWRKNLSLPKPEFQDGIYIFKVSLRNVWRLIAIPGENDLQSLSNIILKTFNFDFDHLYCFTYRNRFGVSINVNHPYMEEEPLLADEVIIGDLDIKPGTTMTYLYDFGDNWKFDVKLERIDPVDPKIKSPIILESHGSPPQQYPIWDE, from the coding sequence ATGAACAATCCCAAAATACATTCTTTATCGTCTGAAAACAAACAGATTCTTCGCAATCAGGTTATTGATGAGAATGGTCCGGGGACTGTTTTGCGTGATTTTGAGATACTACTGGGTTTTATAGGGTCAAAGAGGTGCCAGGTTAGCAGTAAAAATAATCTTTTGCCAATGGACTTACTAAGTCAACTCAATGCACAACTCACCCATCCAATTGAGATTGGTCTTGACCGTCCACTTCAAAAGTCATATCCTTATATAAATGGACTGTACCTTTTGTTACGGACTACCAGGCTGGCATATATAGAAGTAGCTAAGACAGAACAGGTTTTAGTTTTGAATGAGCCAGTACTTCAAGAGTGGCAAAAACTTAACTCAACAGAGCGGTATTTTACTCTGCTGGAGACATGGCTACTCAAAGTAAATCCAGAAGTTCTCGGAGAGCACAGCACCTCATTCGATATTCCTATCTTTAAGTGGTTAAGTTTCTTCAAGGAGATACCGGCTCAAGGACTAAAACTTGTAGGAAATAAAGATAAAGAGGAGTTTATAAGTTACATTATAGGATTATATACTGTTGCCCTGTTAGAGCTGTTTGGGTGCATATCTGTGCAGCACGGTAAACCTGAAAAGGGAAAAGGATGGCGTATTGCTATGGTGCATCGAACACCATTTGGAGATGCACTTTTGCAGTTACTCGGTAATGTGCTAAATCATCCGAAATATTTTTACAAGGAAAGCGAAATGGATGTTTGTTTTGGGGAATTGCAACCGATTATCCAGCCTTTTTTCCCACAGTGGCGTAAGAATCTAAGTCTTCCAAAGCCTGAGTTTCAAGATGGTATCTATATTTTTAAGGTATCCCTGAGAAATGTATGGCGACTTATTGCCATACCAGGCGAAAATGACTTACAAAGTCTAAGTAACATTATTCTGAAAACCTTTAATTTTGACTTCGATCACCTCTACTGTTTCACCTACAGAAATCGTTTTGGTGTCTCTATCAATGTAAATCATCCGTATATGGAAGAGGAACCATTATTGGCTGATGAAGTGATTATTGGTGATTTAGACATTAAGCCTGGTACAACTATGACCTACCTGTATGATTTTGGTGATAATTGGAAATTTGATGTAAAATTAGAGCGTATCGACCCGGTAGACCCTAAAATCAAGAGCCCCATTATTCTTGAATCTCATGGTAGCCCCCCACAACAGTATCCAATTTGGGATGAATAA
- a CDS encoding HAMP domain-containing sensor histidine kinase — protein MEICCFPQSISTYFYKFQSISIILSPYRPYLLIPFLTLLIYSLNGYNKLRNEEMQTEDTLTNKNKELLLAKSDFLSTISHELRTPLTSIKAFTQLLLSDLDGNLKTRVEYLNIINSEIDRLTALINDLLDLTMMEAGKMEFEEKELIIEEIVKSAIDAVNSFARERNIEIKTDLEEKLPALIADEEKLTLLMTHLLNNAIKFNKDSGLVEIKAVLLKEPKEAIQISVKDTGIGIATQNFEVIFEKFKKVEDNILPSEYQGAGLGLALCKEIVMHYKGKIWVESELNKGSTFYFTLPISKGTRVISG, from the coding sequence ATGGAAATTTGTTGTTTCCCACAATCAATTTCTACCTATTTCTATAAATTTCAATCTATTTCTATTATCTTATCTCCATATCGTCCTTATCTCCTTATCCCCTTTCTTACACTTTTGATATATAGCCTGAACGGTTACAATAAATTAAGGAATGAAGAGATGCAAACAGAAGATACATTGACTAATAAAAACAAAGAACTATTATTAGCAAAGTCTGATTTTTTATCCACTATTTCGCATGAGTTAAGGACACCTTTAACATCTATCAAGGCATTCACTCAATTATTATTATCTGACCTTGATGGAAATCTTAAAACACGAGTAGAATATTTGAATATAATCAATAGTGAAATTGATAGGTTAACTGCATTGATTAATGACCTGTTGGACTTGACAATGATGGAAGCGGGTAAAATGGAATTTGAGGAAAAGGAGTTAATAATCGAGGAGATTGTAAAATCTGCAATTGATGCAGTTAATTCATTTGCCAGGGAAAGAAATATTGAGATAAAAACCGATTTAGAAGAAAAATTACCTGCTTTAATCGCAGATGAGGAAAAACTTACTCTACTAATGACCCATTTGTTAAACAATGCGATTAAATTTAATAAAGATAGCGGATTAGTAGAAATTAAAGCAGTACTACTAAAAGAACCTAAAGAAGCGATTCAAATTAGCGTAAAAGATACGGGTATCGGGATTGCCACACAAAATTTTGAGGTAATATTTGAGAAGTTTAAAAAGGTAGAGGATAATATTCTTCCCTCAGAATATCAAGGAGCAGGATTGGGATTAGCTTTATGTAAAGAGATTGTAATGCACTACAAAGGCAAGATTTGGGTAGAGAGTGAGTTAAATAAAGGCAGTACATTTTATTTTACATTACCAATATCCAAAGGGACAAGAGTTATAAGCGGTTAA